One window of the Methanomassiliicoccaceae archaeon DOK genome contains the following:
- a CDS encoding mRNA surveillance protein pelota: MRITGRDPSGEGIRVQIETDEDIWHLYNVIEVGDLVTASTTRREEKAADKIRAERAEKKRMTLGVRIEKIEFSEDDLRLKLLGTIETGPQDIGQHHTLILENGDSLLITKRHWRETQLERLDRAVRDSKKPRIVFVSLDQDDATVAVLRQFGLKEVTTVRSGRSGKQYAEKPQADGYHAEVISKVVPLMEPNMPVVLLGPGFEKESLADDMKKAEPELFKKVHVYHTGQCGMVGINELIKTGMGAEVLRESSVGAEMEAVEQLMTEIARNGLGTYGTQQVRDAAMSGAVEKLLVLDTKIREQDLDDVVRAVESQKGSVIVVSSQHDGGRELASLGGMGAILRYRTE; this comes from the coding sequence ATGCGCATAACCGGAAGGGACCCCTCCGGCGAGGGGATCAGGGTCCAGATAGAGACCGACGAGGACATCTGGCACCTCTACAACGTCATCGAGGTCGGGGACCTCGTGACGGCCTCGACCACCCGTCGCGAGGAGAAGGCGGCCGACAAGATCAGGGCGGAGAGGGCTGAGAAGAAGAGGATGACCCTGGGCGTGCGCATAGAGAAGATAGAGTTCTCCGAGGACGACCTCCGCCTGAAGCTCCTGGGGACCATCGAGACCGGCCCCCAGGACATCGGTCAGCACCACACTCTGATACTGGAGAACGGCGACAGCCTCCTCATAACGAAGAGGCACTGGCGCGAGACCCAGCTGGAGAGACTGGACCGCGCCGTCAGGGACTCGAAGAAGCCGCGCATCGTGTTCGTGTCGCTGGACCAGGACGACGCCACCGTGGCCGTGCTGAGGCAGTTCGGCCTCAAGGAGGTCACCACCGTCCGCTCGGGGAGGTCCGGGAAGCAGTACGCCGAGAAGCCCCAGGCCGACGGCTACCACGCGGAGGTCATCTCGAAGGTGGTCCCGCTCATGGAGCCGAACATGCCAGTGGTCCTCCTGGGTCCTGGGTTCGAGAAGGAGTCCCTAGCGGACGACATGAAGAAGGCGGAGCCCGAGCTGTTCAAGAAGGTCCACGTGTACCACACGGGCCAGTGCGGGATGGTCGGCATCAACGAGCTCATAAAGACCGGTATGGGCGCGGAGGTACTCCGCGAATCTTCAGTCGGAGCGGAGATGGAGGCCGTCGAGCAGCTCATGACAGAGATAGCCAGGAACGGACTGGGGACGTACGGGACGCAGCAGGTCAGGGACGCCGCCATGTCCGGTGCCGTGGAGAAGCTCCTCGTCCTGGACACCAAGATCAGGGAGCAGGACCTCGACGACGTCGTGCGCGCTGTAGAGTCACAGAAGGGTTCTGTCATCGTGGTCTCGAGCCAACACGACGGGGGCAGGGAGCTCGCGTCCCTCGGGGGCATGGGCGCCATACTCAGGTACAGGACGGAATGA
- the aksA gene encoding homoaconitate hydratase (in Methanococcus jannaschii this protein catalyzes the condensation of alpha-ketoglutarate and acetyl-CoA to form trans-homoaconitate; functions in alphaketosuberate synthesis which is a precursor in coenzyme B and biotin synthesis), protein MKSKSEVVSCLSKPLCICDSTLGFGEQAAGAVFSNIEKYRIAQLLDDAGVPQIEAGNPILGTEEKKAVRHIARMGLNASVMAWNRAEIDEINASIDCDVDSVTIALPASEIQMENMLKKDHQWVLDKIYESTAYAAEHGLYISVIAEDASRADLGFLIDFAKVAKEAGADRFGYEDSLGLDDPFTCNERIKMIKQISNFDIEIVTHNDFGMATANALAAIKSGARFVRTTTMGLGPRAGCAPLEEVVMTSKHMLSADTGIDSTKLRTVAEAVSTASGFQIWPTKPVIGAKCFAQESGILNKPECTEPYDPAEVGMERTLVIGKHSVRNTIVAAMSEMSIELSRDDAEQLLGMVRKASTMMHRSLNQRELFQLYEDMMSGNNTFDDDVPAPAAQTQ, encoded by the coding sequence ATGAAGAGCAAGAGCGAGGTAGTGAGCTGTCTCAGCAAGCCCCTCTGCATCTGCGACTCCACCCTCGGGTTCGGGGAGCAGGCAGCGGGAGCAGTTTTCTCGAACATCGAAAAATACAGGATCGCCCAGCTTCTGGACGACGCGGGAGTGCCCCAGATAGAGGCCGGGAACCCCATCCTCGGCACAGAGGAGAAGAAAGCCGTCAGGCACATCGCGCGCATGGGCCTGAATGCTTCCGTCATGGCATGGAACAGGGCAGAGATCGACGAGATCAACGCCAGCATCGACTGCGACGTGGACTCGGTCACAATCGCCCTCCCCGCCTCGGAGATCCAGATGGAGAACATGCTGAAGAAGGACCACCAGTGGGTCCTGGACAAGATCTACGAGTCGACAGCGTACGCCGCCGAGCACGGGCTCTACATCTCCGTCATCGCAGAGGACGCCTCCCGTGCAGACCTCGGGTTCCTTATCGACTTCGCCAAGGTCGCCAAGGAGGCCGGTGCGGACCGCTTCGGATACGAGGACTCCCTCGGACTGGACGACCCGTTCACCTGCAACGAGAGGATCAAGATGATCAAGCAGATCTCGAACTTCGACATCGAGATCGTCACCCACAACGACTTCGGCATGGCCACCGCCAACGCCCTCGCCGCGATCAAGTCCGGGGCGAGGTTCGTCAGGACCACGACGATGGGACTCGGCCCCAGGGCCGGATGCGCTCCGCTCGAGGAGGTCGTCATGACCTCGAAGCACATGCTCTCGGCCGACACCGGAATCGACTCCACGAAGCTCCGCACCGTCGCAGAAGCGGTCTCCACCGCATCCGGGTTCCAGATATGGCCCACCAAGCCCGTCATCGGGGCCAAGTGCTTCGCCCAGGAGTCCGGCATCCTCAACAAGCCCGAGTGCACGGAGCCCTACGACCCCGCCGAGGTGGGAATGGAGAGGACCCTCGTCATCGGCAAGCACTCCGTCAGGAACACCATCGTCGCGGCCATGTCCGAGATGAGCATCGAGCTCAGCAGGGACGACGCCGAGCAGCTCCTCGGAATGGTCAGGAAGGCATCCACCATGATGCACCGCAGCCTCAACCAGAGGGAGCTCTTCCAGCTCTACGAGGACATGATGTCCGGCAACAACACGTTCGACGACGACGTCCCCGCTCCCGCGGCTCAGACCCAGTGA
- a CDS encoding AMP-binding protein translates to MAFWNKEIETMPREELEKMQLSLLRAKVREMYDASLFFHEKMRSVNLLPEDIDSFEKFRQVPFMRKTDLRDNYPDKLFVRPYDDIVRVHVSSGTTGRPTVVGYTQKDIDNWTESLARGMTSFGMTRKDMLQNFHGYGLFTGGLGVHYGAERIGATVLPIGTGNTARQIQLMQDLPVTAWAGTPSYMFHIADVCDQMGIDIRNDTKVRLAIAGGEPWSETMRQKLQERTGVRVHNCYGASEFYGPMFLECEKQCGLHIWADLCYMEILDKNGDPCAEGERGEIVVTMLQKEAFPLIRYKIGDVSALTWEKCECGRTHPRLMRISGRTDDMLVVRGVNVFPSQIESVIGEMPFLSPFYHITLTNENYMDNMVVEVELNESSLTEDMVELNRMTQRLSSRMKEVLNIKSDVRLVLPGTLQRFEGKANHVTDNRKYD, encoded by the coding sequence ATGGCGTTCTGGAACAAAGAGATCGAGACGATGCCCCGTGAGGAACTGGAGAAGATGCAGCTCAGCCTGCTCAGGGCCAAGGTGCGCGAGATGTACGACGCGTCGCTCTTCTTCCATGAGAAGATGAGGTCCGTGAACCTGCTCCCGGAGGACATCGACAGCTTCGAGAAGTTCCGTCAGGTCCCATTCATGAGGAAGACGGACCTCAGGGACAACTACCCCGACAAGCTGTTCGTCAGGCCCTACGACGACATCGTCAGGGTGCACGTCTCGTCCGGCACCACCGGAAGGCCGACGGTCGTCGGGTACACCCAGAAGGACATCGACAACTGGACGGAATCCCTTGCACGCGGAATGACGTCGTTCGGCATGACGCGCAAGGACATGCTCCAGAACTTCCACGGATACGGCCTCTTCACAGGCGGCCTCGGCGTCCACTACGGTGCGGAGAGGATCGGCGCCACGGTCCTCCCCATCGGCACAGGGAACACCGCCAGGCAGATTCAGCTGATGCAGGACCTGCCCGTCACCGCCTGGGCTGGGACCCCGTCGTACATGTTCCACATCGCAGACGTCTGCGACCAGATGGGCATCGACATAAGGAACGACACCAAGGTCAGGCTGGCCATCGCCGGAGGGGAGCCCTGGTCGGAGACCATGAGGCAGAAGCTCCAGGAGAGGACCGGCGTCCGCGTCCACAACTGCTACGGGGCGAGCGAGTTCTACGGCCCCATGTTCCTCGAGTGCGAGAAGCAGTGCGGACTCCACATCTGGGCCGACCTGTGCTACATGGAGATCCTCGACAAGAACGGTGACCCCTGCGCAGAGGGCGAGAGGGGCGAGATCGTGGTCACCATGCTTCAGAAGGAGGCGTTCCCGCTCATCAGGTACAAGATCGGCGACGTCTCCGCCCTCACATGGGAGAAGTGCGAGTGCGGAAGGACCCACCCCAGGCTCATGAGGATCTCCGGAAGGACGGACGACATGCTCGTCGTCAGAGGGGTCAACGTGTTCCCCTCGCAGATCGAGAGCGTCATCGGCGAGATGCCGTTCCTGTCCCCGTTCTACCACATCACCCTCACCAACGAGAACTACATGGACAACATGGTGGTGGAGGTCGAGCTCAACGAGTCCAGCCTGACCGAGGACATGGTCGAGCTCAACAGGATGACCCAGAGGCTCAGCTCCAGGATGAAGGAGGTCCTCAACATCAAGTCCGACGTCAGGCTCGTCCTGCCCGGCACTCTCCAGAGGTTCGAGGGCAAGGCGAACCACGTCACCGACAACAGGAAGTACGACTGA
- a CDS encoding translation elongation factor 1 alpha-related protein, whose translation MGNLNIAVLGAKDYASKIGKKGTVTDMTFYDHKSGTDSFTLIEPSKYPEKLSSLFYSVAMSEFAILVVDKIDSFLGETIVMTDVLGIDRGWIILQNYIQPEQLKPLLAGTCLEGYEYKEDDPIKLREELIAMAKAEAKAPGEGTCGSCPVDSHFNVRGVGTVVLGSVIDGYFRKHDKMTVFPIKREVILKSIQKHDLDADDGVKGDHVGLALRGIESDELDRGYVVTTDPSVKMSRKVEGNVSLIKYWPSPLKEGMVLHIGHWMQMVPCRIASVDNGDDFRSAKVEFDLESDMIHKPGDRATIMYLEGGKLRVVGSIVLS comes from the coding sequence ATGGGAAACCTGAACATAGCCGTGCTCGGCGCAAAGGACTACGCGTCCAAGATAGGCAAGAAGGGCACAGTCACCGACATGACCTTCTACGACCACAAGTCAGGCACCGACTCCTTCACCCTCATCGAGCCCTCCAAGTACCCGGAGAAGCTGTCTTCCCTGTTCTACTCGGTGGCGATGTCCGAGTTCGCCATACTGGTCGTTGACAAGATCGACTCGTTCCTCGGGGAGACCATCGTCATGACCGACGTCCTCGGAATAGACAGGGGATGGATCATCCTCCAGAACTACATCCAGCCCGAGCAGCTCAAGCCGCTGCTGGCCGGAACATGCCTCGAAGGCTACGAGTACAAGGAGGACGACCCCATCAAGCTGAGGGAGGAGCTCATCGCCATGGCCAAGGCCGAGGCGAAGGCCCCCGGGGAGGGGACATGCGGCTCGTGCCCCGTGGACAGCCACTTCAACGTGAGGGGAGTCGGAACCGTCGTTCTCGGCTCCGTCATCGACGGGTACTTCAGGAAGCATGACAAGATGACCGTTTTCCCCATCAAGAGGGAGGTCATCCTCAAGTCCATCCAGAAGCACGACCTGGACGCCGACGACGGCGTCAAGGGCGACCACGTCGGCCTCGCCCTCCGCGGCATCGAGTCCGACGAGCTCGACAGGGGATACGTCGTAACCACGGACCCCTCGGTCAAGATGTCCAGGAAGGTCGAGGGCAACGTGTCCCTGATCAAGTACTGGCCGTCGCCCCTCAAAGAGGGCATGGTCCTGCACATCGGACACTGGATGCAGATGGTCCCCTGCAGGATTGCCTCCGTGGACAACGGCGACGACTTCAGATCCGCCAAGGTGGAGTTCGACCTGGAGTCGGACATGATCCACAAGCCCGGTGACAGGGCCACCATCATGTACCTCGAGGGCGGCAAGCTCAGGGTCGTCGGTTCGATCGTCCTGTCCTGA
- a CDS encoding amino acid-binding protein produces MDDNIISQLSIFVNNEPGRLAHIASVLKECGINMRAFNLAESTEFGILRAIVDKPDEAFEKLKATGIIVKKTDVIGVVIQDTPGSLFQAADIMGKAGINIEYGYAYTGRTTAAFFVRVDDPEKAVKILKDAGIKLILDSEI; encoded by the coding sequence ATGGATGACAACATTATCTCGCAGCTTTCAATTTTCGTGAACAACGAGCCCGGGCGTCTGGCCCACATCGCATCCGTACTGAAGGAGTGCGGCATCAACATGAGGGCCTTCAACCTGGCCGAGTCCACGGAGTTCGGCATCCTCAGGGCCATCGTCGACAAGCCCGACGAGGCCTTCGAGAAGCTGAAAGCCACAGGCATCATCGTCAAGAAGACCGACGTCATCGGAGTGGTCATCCAGGACACGCCCGGTTCGCTCTTCCAGGCCGCCGACATCATGGGAAAGGCCGGAATCAACATCGAGTACGGATACGCCTACACCGGTAGGACCACCGCGGCCTTCTTCGTCAGGGTCGACGACCCCGAGAAGGCTGTTAAGATCCTGAAGGACGCTGGCATCAAGCTCATCCTCGATTCGGAGATCTGA
- a CDS encoding AMP-binding protein yields the protein MPKEELKALQYRELKQLVNNLYSFNKFYHDRMVEHKVHPDDITCLEDIAKLPFMYKQDLRDNYPTKMFTVPNNEIVRYHVSSGTTGKPTLVGYTQNDLDYWTEALARSFTSIGIGPDDTMQVSYGYGLFTGGLGAHYGAEKVGATVLPASTGNTERQVELIQDLGVTAIACTPSYMIHLLDTAKSMGVDIQRDTKLRKAVLGAEPWSESMRQHIESYGIKAYDIYGTSEQAGPMFTECEERNGIHICGDIMLVEIIDPDSGEVLEEGEKGEMVVTMLKKEAMPMIRYRIKDITMLMEGECACGRTSPRIARISGRTDDMLIVRGINVFPSQIEYTLLQIPEVGDQYMIYVSREGALDEMTVQVEIKPEAFTDKMEDMLALRGRIEAALKKYLNIYVKVELKAPGELPRFTGKAKRVVDSRVI from the coding sequence ATGCCCAAAGAGGAGCTCAAGGCCCTCCAGTACCGCGAGCTGAAGCAGCTCGTCAACAACCTCTACTCTTTCAACAAGTTCTACCACGACAGGATGGTCGAGCACAAGGTGCACCCCGACGACATCACCTGCCTGGAGGACATCGCGAAGCTCCCCTTCATGTACAAGCAGGATCTGCGCGACAACTACCCGACCAAGATGTTCACCGTACCGAACAACGAGATCGTCAGGTACCACGTGTCGTCCGGAACCACCGGAAAGCCCACGCTCGTCGGTTACACTCAGAACGACCTCGACTACTGGACCGAGGCCCTCGCCAGGTCCTTCACCTCCATCGGGATCGGCCCCGACGACACAATGCAGGTGTCGTACGGATACGGCCTCTTCACGGGAGGTCTCGGAGCCCACTACGGCGCAGAGAAGGTCGGGGCCACGGTCCTCCCCGCCAGCACCGGCAACACCGAGAGACAGGTCGAGCTCATCCAGGACCTGGGCGTCACGGCGATCGCCTGCACGCCCTCGTACATGATCCACCTTCTGGACACCGCCAAGTCGATGGGCGTCGACATCCAGAGGGACACCAAGCTGAGAAAGGCCGTGCTGGGCGCCGAGCCCTGGTCCGAGTCCATGAGGCAGCACATCGAGAGCTACGGCATCAAGGCCTACGACATCTACGGGACCTCCGAGCAGGCCGGTCCCATGTTCACCGAGTGCGAGGAGCGCAACGGAATCCACATCTGCGGCGACATAATGCTCGTCGAGATCATCGATCCCGACTCCGGGGAGGTCCTGGAGGAGGGGGAGAAGGGAGAGATGGTCGTCACCATGCTCAAGAAGGAGGCCATGCCCATGATCAGGTACAGGATCAAGGACATCACCATGCTCATGGAGGGCGAGTGCGCCTGCGGCAGGACATCCCCGAGGATCGCCAGGATCTCCGGAAGGACGGACGACATGCTCATCGTGCGCGGAATCAACGTGTTCCCCTCGCAGATCGAGTACACCCTCCTGCAGATCCCCGAGGTCGGTGACCAGTACATGATCTACGTCTCGAGGGAGGGCGCCCTGGACGAGATGACCGTCCAGGTGGAGATCAAGCCCGAGGCCTTCACAGACAAGATGGAGGACATGCTCGCCCTCCGCGGACGCATCGAGGCCGCTCTTAAGAAATATCTCAACATCTATGTCAAGGTGGAACTCAAGGCCCCCGGAGAACTCCCCAGGTTCACCGGCAAGGCGAAGAGGGTCGTCGATTCGAGGGTGATCTGA
- a CDS encoding methyltransferase domain-containing protein yields MEQRDLWDGFYRANGRAWRGNSRIPDPLSGRGDALDLGCGNGKTVSTLIDLGYSVVGTDFSPEAVELCRERFEGTARFEVCDIADLPFPDGSFDYVTAVHVLEHIEDSGMQTVADGIMRVLRPGGYVFVRSFTPTDMRSGTRSGDGIRYVHRNPDGIARFFASFETEFARRVDERTRFGTTRSRAECLFRKPLEDGAAHNP; encoded by the coding sequence ATGGAGCAGAGGGACCTTTGGGACGGATTCTACAGGGCCAACGGCAGAGCGTGGAGGGGCAACTCCAGGATACCGGATCCGCTGTCCGGGAGGGGCGACGCCCTCGACCTCGGATGCGGGAACGGCAAGACGGTCTCCACGCTGATAGACCTGGGATACAGTGTCGTCGGCACCGACTTCTCCCCCGAGGCGGTGGAGCTGTGCCGGGAGAGGTTCGAAGGGACCGCGAGGTTCGAGGTCTGCGACATCGCCGACCTGCCGTTCCCGGACGGCTCCTTCGACTATGTGACCGCGGTGCACGTCCTGGAGCACATCGAGGACTCCGGCATGCAGACTGTCGCGGACGGGATCATGAGGGTCCTGCGCCCCGGGGGGTACGTTTTCGTGCGCTCGTTCACGCCCACCGACATGAGGTCCGGGACCAGGTCGGGGGACGGGATAAGGTACGTACACCGCAACCCCGACGGGATCGCCAGGTTCTTCGCCTCGTTCGAGACGGAGTTCGCGAGACGCGTCGACGAGCGCACGCGCTTCGGGACCACCAGGTCGAGGGCGGAGTGCCTTTTCAGGAAGCCTTTGGAGGACGGGGCCGCTCACAACCCTTAA
- a CDS encoding restriction alleviation protein, Lar family, whose protein sequence is MTPKVIEDGDTIMIPVEGLSVNGVSIAIRMSTHEANALAESLDAAVDRRVLDSPEWEDGVSMRDVRRAEGEGAQLRYMDKGRKAILRIHGLKPCPFCGHRRPSIVMRCNRDLENPRIFKRIECGFCGAQTHDNAMDVLYHVKSWNRRVEP, encoded by the coding sequence ATGACCCCTAAGGTCATCGAGGACGGAGACACGATAATGATCCCCGTCGAGGGGCTGTCCGTCAATGGGGTCTCCATCGCCATCCGCATGAGCACCCATGAGGCAAACGCCCTGGCCGAGAGTCTGGACGCCGCGGTGGATAGGAGAGTTCTGGATTCCCCCGAATGGGAGGACGGGGTCAGCATGAGGGATGTCAGGAGAGCGGAGGGCGAAGGGGCGCAGCTCCGCTACATGGACAAGGGCAGGAAGGCCATCCTCAGGATCCACGGTCTCAAGCCCTGCCCTTTCTGCGGTCATCGGAGACCGAGCATCGTCATGCGCTGCAACCGGGACCTGGAGAACCCCAGGATCTTCAAGCGCATAGAGTGCGGATTTTGCGGCGCCCAGACACACGATAACGCGATGGATGTCCTGTATCATGTCAAGAGCTGGAACAGGAGGGTGGAGCCATGA
- a CDS encoding helix-turn-helix domain-containing protein: MTIAESVRLSILELSHRGMSVREIAAETGVSKNTVSKVVKEGESLTAVPKMPATVPKNDPFQRARATKGVSQKSGTKIGTAKNGTVVQVIAPTTITRDLTISELFDLLQSAKEDLEIARRSNDGSKDAVMAVSSSTKVVTEILKQMGKWCGLDDTLTGESKRDTVGRADIENMSLDEMRELVRDL, translated from the coding sequence ATGACCATAGCTGAATCTGTCCGCCTCTCTATCCTGGAGCTCAGTCACAGGGGCATGAGCGTCCGCGAGATCGCGGCGGAGACAGGCGTGTCGAAGAACACAGTTAGCAAGGTCGTCAAGGAGGGCGAGAGCCTTACGGCTGTCCCAAAAATGCCCGCGACTGTCCCAAAAAACGACCCTTTTCAACGTGCGCGCGCGACTAAAGGAGTGTCCCAAAAAAGTGGGACAAAAATTGGGACAGCGAAAAATGGGACAGTCGTGCAGGTCATAGCGCCCACGACCATCACCAGGGACCTCACCATCAGCGAGCTCTTCGACCTGCTCCAATCCGCGAAGGAGGACCTGGAGATCGCACGTCGTAGCAATGATGGTAGCAAGGACGCCGTCATGGCTGTATCCTCATCCACGAAGGTCGTCACAGAGATCCTCAAGCAGATGGGGAAGTGGTGCGGTCTCGACGACACCCTGACAGGGGAGTCCAAGAGGGACACCGTCGGCAGGGCGGACATCGAGAACATGAGCCTCGACGAGATGCGCGAGCTCGTGAGGGACCTATGA
- the terL gene encoding phage terminase large subunit, whose translation MTRFADQEAREAFKQRFMRLSDAHEHLMPYVAETVLSQPGYVDGHHIHTICETVEAFLQSDMRGLMVSMPPRHMKSTIISESLPAWWLSRNPQGEVIIASYNQTQARKMSRACRQRFDGEMHRMIFGKTQFGIDAADEFQIQGKQNGRPSLIAAGVGAGLTGSGGDLIIIDDPVKDREEANSETMRDKVYDWYTSVASTRLSPGGHIILVMTRWHHDDIAGRILNDDADHWQILNLPAISDTGGALWPERFSVDVLLEKRAAMGSRDFEALYQGRPTPLEGGMFKRDWIRYDAPMTGQRITRCRYWDKAATAGGGDWTVGALMSMQDGRYCIEDIVRLQGSPYDVQQTIRRTAERDGPSVRIRMEQEPGSSGVDVIDHYAREVLVGYDFRADKVTGDKALRAGTMAAAMECGNLWIARGAWNRELVDELLEFPLGSHDDQVDACSGAFRELAGNQSSTNFYVF comes from the coding sequence ATGACAAGGTTCGCCGACCAGGAGGCCAGGGAGGCGTTCAAGCAGCGCTTCATGCGCCTCTCTGACGCCCACGAGCATCTGATGCCCTACGTCGCCGAGACCGTTCTCAGCCAGCCCGGCTACGTCGATGGGCATCACATCCACACGATCTGCGAGACCGTGGAGGCGTTCCTGCAGAGCGACATGCGCGGGCTGATGGTGAGCATGCCCCCCAGGCACATGAAGAGCACCATAATCTCCGAGAGCCTGCCCGCGTGGTGGCTGTCACGCAACCCCCAGGGCGAGGTCATCATCGCATCCTACAACCAGACTCAAGCCCGTAAGATGAGCCGTGCATGCCGTCAGCGTTTCGACGGCGAGATGCACCGGATGATCTTCGGCAAGACACAGTTCGGCATCGACGCCGCCGATGAGTTCCAGATCCAGGGCAAGCAGAACGGCAGGCCGTCCCTCATCGCCGCAGGAGTGGGTGCAGGACTCACAGGCTCGGGAGGGGACCTCATCATAATTGACGATCCCGTGAAGGACCGTGAGGAAGCCAACTCCGAGACCATGCGCGACAAGGTGTACGACTGGTACACATCCGTCGCCAGTACCCGTCTCTCCCCCGGAGGACACATCATCCTCGTCATGACCAGATGGCACCACGATGACATCGCCGGCAGGATCCTCAACGACGACGCGGACCACTGGCAGATCCTCAACCTTCCCGCCATCAGCGACACAGGGGGGGCTCTGTGGCCTGAGCGCTTCTCCGTGGACGTCCTCTTGGAGAAGAGGGCGGCAATGGGGTCCCGCGACTTCGAGGCCCTTTATCAGGGCCGCCCCACTCCTCTCGAAGGGGGAATGTTCAAACGCGACTGGATCCGCTACGACGCTCCCATGACGGGACAGCGCATCACCAGGTGCCGCTATTGGGACAAGGCGGCCACCGCGGGCGGAGGGGACTGGACCGTGGGGGCGCTCATGTCCATGCAGGACGGACGTTACTGCATCGAGGACATCGTGAGGCTGCAGGGCTCCCCCTACGACGTCCAGCAGACCATCCGCAGGACGGCGGAGAGGGACGGCCCCAGCGTGAGGATCAGGATGGAGCAGGAGCCGGGGAGCTCGGGCGTGGACGTCATCGACCACTACGCCCGCGAGGTCCTGGTCGGCTACGACTTCCGCGCCGACAAGGTCACGGGGGACAAGGCACTCCGTGCGGGGACGATGGCCGCCGCCATGGAATGCGGGAACCTGTGGATCGCACGCGGGGCGTGGAACCGTGAGCTCGTCGACGAGCTCCTGGAGTTCCCCCTCGGTTCCCATGACGACCAGGTGGACGCATGCTCCGGAGCATTCAGGGAGCTGGCGGGCAACCAGTCATCGACGAATTTCTATGTTTTCTGA